A portion of the Acidihalobacter yilgarnensis genome contains these proteins:
- a CDS encoding TolC family protein, with product MKNQCAYRGPWMRALRLSAGLCFLLAATTGQAADPLGTYNGLGQGAGRLIAVPDMPPPPMPLSAVLPPAWRDHALSLAEISWLALRNNPRTYAAWAQLQAQAALLGQARSAWWPTLSLSVPLQRRRTTTAAGYALPQQDTASPNLSLSFLIWDFGHRSALIDQAKANLQASELTQNATVQSVLYGVQQAYYTLLGERALLEAYQAALDESKQALTAAEALHRAGQATVSDLYQARAALAQAQANLAMAEQTLTGDEGALASAAGLPLNTPIRLAALDVTASPRMMQSVEALMQAALAANPGLRSAQYQVSAAHAGLSAANRSDLPTLSLGADQGWHAQNGFGPTQQYSLGITLTVPLFTGFQHTYQVAEAHAQLAQARASLESIVNTTQLSVWQAYYAFRSATLALPSAMAQQENAAKALAAVQAQYRVGLATMQDFLSAQSVLSSARVAVVRDAINRYLALAGLSNAVGTVMPPALGAPAP from the coding sequence ATGAAGAACCAATGCGCATATCGAGGCCCCTGGATGCGGGCGTTACGGCTCAGTGCGGGCTTGTGTTTCCTGCTGGCCGCCACCACGGGGCAGGCGGCCGATCCATTGGGTACCTACAACGGGCTTGGGCAAGGTGCAGGGCGCTTGATCGCGGTACCGGATATGCCGCCGCCACCCATGCCGCTATCGGCAGTGTTGCCACCTGCCTGGCGGGACCATGCGTTGAGTCTGGCCGAGATTAGTTGGCTGGCCTTACGTAACAATCCACGTACGTATGCGGCGTGGGCGCAGTTGCAGGCGCAAGCCGCGTTACTGGGGCAGGCGCGCAGTGCATGGTGGCCGACGCTCAGTCTTTCCGTGCCATTGCAGCGACGTCGCACGACCACGGCTGCGGGCTACGCATTACCGCAGCAGGATACGGCTTCACCGAATCTGAGCCTGTCATTTCTGATCTGGGATTTTGGCCATCGTTCGGCGTTGATCGATCAGGCCAAGGCGAATTTGCAGGCAAGCGAGTTGACCCAGAATGCGACCGTACAATCGGTGCTCTATGGCGTGCAACAGGCGTACTACACCTTGCTCGGAGAGCGTGCATTGCTTGAGGCCTATCAGGCCGCATTGGATGAAAGCAAACAGGCGCTGACGGCAGCTGAGGCTTTACATCGTGCGGGGCAGGCAACGGTTAGTGATTTATATCAGGCGCGTGCTGCACTGGCCCAGGCTCAAGCCAATTTGGCTATGGCAGAGCAAACCCTGACGGGGGATGAAGGGGCCCTCGCCAGTGCCGCCGGGTTACCCTTGAATACGCCCATCCGACTGGCCGCGCTCGACGTGACTGCATCGCCTCGGATGATGCAGTCGGTCGAAGCGTTGATGCAGGCCGCTTTAGCGGCGAATCCTGGCTTGCGCAGCGCGCAATATCAGGTTAGCGCGGCGCATGCCGGGCTCTCGGCAGCCAATCGTAGCGATCTGCCGACGCTGAGCCTGGGCGCCGATCAGGGCTGGCATGCGCAGAATGGTTTCGGGCCGACCCAGCAATACAGTCTCGGTATTACGCTGACGGTGCCGTTGTTCACCGGTTTTCAACATACCTATCAGGTGGCCGAGGCGCATGCCCAGCTCGCCCAGGCGCGTGCATCACTCGAAAGCATCGTCAATACCACGCAGCTATCCGTCTGGCAGGCTTATTACGCATTTCGCAGCGCGACCCTGGCGCTGCCCAGCGCAATGGCACAACAGGAAAACGCGGCTAAGGCGTTGGCCGCGGTGCAGGCACAGTATCGTGTCGGTCTGGCCACCATGCAGGATTTTCTCAGTGCGCAAAGCGTGCTGAGCAGCGCGCGCGTGGCGGTCGTGCGCGATGCGATCAATCGCTATCTGGCATTGGCCGGTTTGAGCAATGCGGTTGGCACGGTGATGCCGCCTGCATTGGGCGCACCGGCACCGTGA
- the gndA gene encoding NADP-dependent phosphogluconate dehydrogenase: MATSPFDIGVVGLGVMGANLGLNLASHGARVAGYDPDPRKAEGFTQRAASELGQPGLAIGSADLETFSRSLGTPRIVLMLVPAGVVDSALDQLEKHLRAGDIIIDGGNSHYPDTERRLRRLSDQGLHFIGMGVSGGESGARHGPSMMPGGEAAAWNHIRPLLEPAAAVASDGAPCVAWMGSGGAGHFVKMVHNGIEYALMQLIAEIYDLLHRGGGLDNAHLHHLFASWREGPLSSYLIEITADILIQPDDNGAGPLLDRIRDKAGQKGTGRWTSEAAFDLGVPTPVIDAAVSARGLSGYYEERQLASRLLPGPLSTSPDTLQARVAGALEAAITLSYAQGMHLIAAANTAYGYDTPLATVARIWRGGCIIRAGLLEHFAETYKHGAHMTNPIFSPAIAQRLGGLESDLRAVVAQGAQGGIPLPAFSAALAYYDSWRSARLPANLIQAQRDYFGAHTYERLDRSGSFHTSWGIQDTSPDK; this comes from the coding sequence ATGGCGACTTCACCATTTGACATCGGCGTCGTTGGCCTAGGTGTCATGGGCGCGAATCTCGGCCTCAATCTTGCGAGCCATGGTGCCCGCGTAGCCGGTTACGACCCGGACCCACGCAAGGCCGAAGGCTTCACACAACGCGCCGCTAGCGAACTCGGCCAACCCGGACTGGCTATCGGCAGCGCCGATCTTGAAACCTTCAGCCGATCACTCGGCACTCCACGTATTGTCCTAATGTTGGTACCCGCCGGCGTCGTCGACAGCGCCCTGGATCAGCTCGAAAAACATCTACGTGCCGGCGATATCATCATCGACGGTGGCAATTCTCATTACCCCGATACCGAGCGCCGACTACGTCGCCTGTCGGATCAGGGACTGCATTTCATCGGCATGGGTGTTTCCGGAGGCGAATCCGGCGCACGTCATGGACCAAGCATGATGCCTGGCGGCGAAGCGGCTGCCTGGAATCACATCCGCCCACTTCTCGAACCGGCTGCCGCCGTCGCGTCCGATGGCGCACCGTGCGTGGCCTGGATGGGCAGCGGAGGTGCCGGCCATTTCGTGAAAATGGTACACAACGGCATCGAATATGCCCTCATGCAACTCATCGCCGAAATTTACGACCTGCTGCACCGGGGCGGCGGCCTGGACAACGCGCATCTGCACCACCTGTTCGCATCCTGGCGTGAAGGCCCGTTGTCGTCCTATCTCATCGAGATTACCGCCGACATCCTGATCCAGCCGGATGATAACGGCGCAGGTCCCCTGCTCGACCGTATTCGAGACAAGGCGGGGCAGAAAGGGACCGGTCGCTGGACCAGTGAAGCGGCATTCGATCTGGGTGTACCGACACCTGTAATCGATGCCGCAGTCAGCGCTCGTGGCCTCTCGGGTTACTACGAAGAGCGTCAATTGGCTTCGCGTCTACTCCCCGGCCCCCTCTCGACCTCACCGGACACCTTGCAGGCGCGCGTGGCAGGCGCGCTTGAAGCCGCGATCACCCTATCCTATGCGCAAGGTATGCACCTCATCGCCGCGGCGAACACAGCCTATGGTTACGATACCCCGCTCGCCACCGTCGCGCGTATCTGGCGAGGTGGTTGCATCATTCGCGCCGGTCTGCTCGAGCATTTCGCCGAGACCTACAAACACGGTGCGCACATGACCAATCCCATTTTTTCTCCAGCCATCGCCCAACGCCTTGGAGGACTGGAATCCGACCTGCGCGCTGTAGTGGCTCAGGGTGCGCAAGGTGGTATTCCCTTGCCGGCCTTTTCCGCTGCATTGGCCTACTACGACAGTTGGCGCAGCGCCCGACTGCCCGCCAATCTCATCCAGGCGCAGCGCGATTATTTCGGCGCCCACACCTATGAGCGACTTGACCGGAGCGGTAGCTTCCATACGTCCTGGGGAATACAAGACACCTCACCAGACAAATAA
- a CDS encoding glycoside hydrolase family 15 protein, with amino-acid sequence MSEPPGGPGIPATWSASRKDMIGCALGSPRLWYTLGQGIVNEVYYPRVDIPQIRDLGFMIADDEGFWVEIKQHDNYEIASCGAGAPVVTLIHRHPRFTLRIGVCPDPRRDVLMLEVALEGDPGLRPYVLLAPRLGGSDNHNEAWYDEYHGRRVLWANQGPFALALVARDERGNDAFVRGAVGYVGENDGWQDFSRHGSMRWAYTHAGPGNVALTGELPRHAVLALGFGSGRRSAATLAFASLSHSYARVVEHCCAQWDAWHQVWEAQFPEVNTLEPELFNLLRTSAMVVKVHEDKTYPGAVVASLSIPWGETREREGGYHLVWPRDLVETAGALLTLGAHEDARANLRYLIANQHADGHWNQNQWLGGRAYWQGLQLDETAFPILLAGALDEHEALGDIRPQDMIRRALGFIALNGPVSDQDRWEEDCGLSPFTLAVMVASLVVGAEYLPPAERDLALTLADSWNAQIEDWTVAHDSELGRNHGIAAHYVRVGPRGVLQHREAMREAIIVNNRDPQPTLTADGHVSLDFLQLVRYGLRRADDPLIRDSLQLADRLLRIETPQGPAWYRYNEDGYGEHADGSPFDGTGKGRPWPLLAGERGHYELANGGDPSALLHTMAASASPGGMLPEQIWDDTARPDWGLVPYRPTGSAMPLAWAHAEFIKLAAARARGRPVDRPGPVWARYQGVRAHSDIRFWTLSAPIGRIPPGCRLKLLLSHDTTLIWSHHDWAHAHHSPVGKPLLDLPYRSRLDVTARGNLALLPALDRWLPEYTGIPYRVHLRLRSPQSQCSEEKLLWPHPTITCAGICDSCCHSPYCMP; translated from the coding sequence ATGAGCGAGCCCCCCGGTGGGCCCGGTATCCCGGCCACCTGGAGTGCAAGCCGCAAGGATATGATCGGTTGCGCGCTGGGTTCTCCTCGACTCTGGTATACGCTGGGTCAGGGCATCGTCAACGAAGTCTATTATCCTCGCGTCGACATTCCACAAATCCGCGATCTCGGCTTCATGATTGCCGACGACGAAGGTTTCTGGGTCGAAATTAAGCAGCATGACAACTACGAGATCGCGTCTTGTGGCGCAGGCGCACCCGTCGTCACCCTGATTCACCGCCACCCGCGATTCACGCTGCGAATCGGCGTCTGCCCTGACCCTCGTCGAGACGTATTGATGCTTGAAGTCGCCCTCGAAGGCGACCCTGGATTACGGCCTTACGTACTGCTCGCCCCCAGATTGGGCGGTAGTGATAACCATAACGAGGCTTGGTATGACGAATATCATGGGCGTCGCGTCCTGTGGGCCAATCAGGGCCCTTTCGCCCTCGCTCTGGTTGCTCGCGACGAACGAGGCAACGATGCCTTCGTACGCGGCGCCGTCGGCTACGTCGGCGAGAACGACGGGTGGCAGGATTTCTCTCGCCATGGGTCTATGCGTTGGGCATATACGCATGCCGGTCCCGGCAATGTCGCCCTCACTGGTGAACTTCCCAGACACGCGGTGCTCGCGTTGGGCTTTGGCAGCGGACGACGCTCCGCCGCCACGCTCGCCTTCGCCAGCCTGAGCCATTCGTATGCGCGTGTAGTCGAGCACTGCTGCGCTCAATGGGATGCCTGGCATCAGGTCTGGGAAGCTCAATTCCCCGAAGTCAACACCTTGGAGCCAGAATTATTCAATCTGCTACGCACCTCCGCTATGGTCGTCAAGGTGCACGAAGACAAGACCTATCCAGGTGCAGTGGTGGCCAGCTTGAGTATCCCCTGGGGAGAGACGAGAGAACGCGAGGGTGGCTACCATCTGGTTTGGCCACGAGATCTCGTTGAAACGGCAGGAGCGCTGCTCACACTTGGCGCGCATGAGGATGCCCGCGCCAACCTGCGCTATCTGATCGCCAACCAGCATGCCGATGGACACTGGAATCAGAATCAATGGCTCGGCGGTCGAGCCTACTGGCAGGGGCTTCAACTCGACGAAACCGCCTTTCCGATCTTGCTCGCTGGCGCTCTCGACGAACACGAGGCTCTCGGCGATATTCGACCGCAGGATATGATTCGGCGCGCGCTCGGTTTTATCGCCCTCAACGGCCCCGTCAGCGATCAGGATCGCTGGGAGGAAGACTGCGGCCTAAGCCCTTTCACACTGGCGGTAATGGTCGCAAGTCTGGTGGTCGGTGCCGAATACCTGCCTCCGGCGGAACGCGATCTGGCGCTCACGCTAGCCGACAGCTGGAATGCCCAAATCGAGGATTGGACTGTCGCCCATGACAGCGAGCTCGGCAGAAACCATGGCATTGCCGCGCACTATGTTCGCGTCGGGCCTCGCGGGGTCTTACAACATCGCGAAGCGATGCGTGAGGCGATTATCGTGAATAATCGTGACCCCCAGCCCACCCTCACGGCAGATGGACACGTCAGTCTCGATTTTCTGCAATTGGTGCGTTACGGACTGCGCCGCGCCGACGATCCGCTAATACGAGACAGTCTGCAATTGGCCGACCGGCTATTGCGCATCGAAACGCCCCAGGGTCCAGCCTGGTATCGTTACAACGAGGATGGATATGGCGAACACGCCGACGGCAGTCCGTTCGACGGCACGGGTAAGGGGCGGCCTTGGCCGCTACTCGCCGGCGAACGCGGCCATTACGAACTCGCCAACGGCGGGGATCCGTCAGCGCTTCTGCACACCATGGCCGCGAGTGCGAGCCCCGGAGGAATGCTACCCGAGCAAATATGGGACGATACCGCCCGCCCTGATTGGGGACTCGTACCCTATCGACCCACGGGTTCGGCCATGCCGCTCGCCTGGGCGCACGCCGAATTCATCAAGCTCGCCGCCGCGCGCGCGCGGGGGCGCCCGGTAGATCGCCCCGGACCGGTCTGGGCGCGGTATCAGGGGGTGCGAGCGCATTCAGATATCCGTTTCTGGACGCTATCGGCACCCATCGGACGAATCCCCCCTGGTTGTCGGCTGAAGCTACTGTTATCGCATGACACCACCTTGATCTGGAGCCATCACGATTGGGCGCACGCGCATCACTCGCCTGTCGGCAAGCCTTTACTCGACCTACCCTATCGATCCAGACTGGACGTCACGGCCAGGGGAAACCTTGCGCTTCTACCTGCGCTGGACCGATGGCTCCCCGAATACACCGGAATACCGTATCGTGTGCATCTGCGATTAAGGTCGCCGCAATCCCAATGTTCCGAGGAGAAACTGCTTTGGCCCCATCCCACCATCACCTGCGCAGGTATCTGCGATTCCTGTTGCCACTCACCCTATTGCATGCCGTAG
- a CDS encoding efflux RND transporter permease subunit: MNLAGPFIRRPVMTTVLTLAAILMGLLAYRALPVALLPSVSFPTIMVSASLPGASAKTMASAVASPLENQFSSIPGLLSMSSESRNGNTRITLQFDLKVNIDAASQEVQAAVGQASHFLPPNMPQTPLVRQVNPAQSPIMFIGLSAPNMPLYKLDAYAEQRFATQLSGVPGVAQVRVFGGQTYAVRIYLNPYALAARNLSLTGVESTIGALNVNLPQGTLQGKASNYDISVDGQLNDAAAYNHMVLAYSNGAPVRLAAVGRAEDSVQQNLQATWINGDRGIVLAVVREPDSNTVDVAAQIRTMLPKLQAALPGGASLHILYDKSQYVKAAVEEVQFTLLLASVLVAFVIWLFLGDLRQMLVAAAAIPISLLGTFAVLSALGYSLNVLTLLALTLSVGFVVDDAVVMLENISRHREAGLTPLRAALLGSREIGFTVLSMTLSLAAVFLPLIFMGGLLGRLFLEFGVTIAVVILVSGAVSLSLTPMLLSRMRLRENTRTPRSSFFQRGFESLTRLYGTSLAWSLRHRGWVLGFAGLSLIAAVVLFMLVQKAFIPSGDSGMIIANLRYPEGIPFTQLTQEQHEVAKRIQANPAVAVVMSSAGQSGGGFGGSNVGRIIIHLKPAGERDDVDAVMMQLRREMAHFPLVRAFFIQPPAIQLGAMSSNANYQFVLQAGSESQLEQAILNFEPALREIPGVVGVNSSLQLSNPEIRIHILRERAAALGVTPQTIEKTLNLAYGGATVGTIYGAAQQYQVITQLAPEYQADAAALSAIYLPGNAGQLVPLHAIARLDYGVGPLSVEHYGQMPSATVSFNLDPGVSLGEVTGKIQALANKILPAGVSGQFAGSAQSFQQSLVSLPILLVVTILVIYVILAILYEHFVHPLTILTALPLAGFGALLSLYVFRQPLDLFSFVGVIMLVGLVKKNGIIMIDFAIERRREGEDALAAIHEACVIRFRPIMMTTAAAILGTLPIALGFGSDARAHMPLGIAVVGGLVFSQLLTLYVTPAFYVTAEHWLERRQPRSASLTETQS, from the coding sequence ATGAATCTTGCCGGCCCCTTCATCCGCCGGCCGGTGATGACCACCGTGCTGACCCTGGCTGCCATCCTGATGGGGTTGCTGGCCTATCGTGCGTTGCCGGTTGCTTTGCTGCCGAGCGTTTCCTTCCCCACGATTATGGTCTCCGCAAGTCTACCGGGGGCGAGCGCCAAGACCATGGCCTCGGCAGTGGCGTCTCCTCTGGAGAATCAGTTCTCCAGTATTCCGGGGCTGTTGTCCATGAGTTCGGAGAGCCGTAACGGCAATACGCGGATCACGCTGCAATTCGATCTCAAGGTCAATATCGACGCTGCCTCGCAGGAGGTGCAGGCGGCGGTCGGGCAGGCCTCCCATTTCCTCCCGCCCAATATGCCGCAGACGCCGCTGGTGCGGCAGGTGAATCCGGCCCAAAGTCCGATTATGTTTATTGGTTTGTCGGCGCCGAACATGCCGTTGTACAAGCTCGATGCCTACGCCGAGCAGCGTTTTGCAACGCAGCTCTCCGGCGTGCCGGGCGTGGCACAGGTGCGTGTTTTCGGTGGCCAGACCTATGCCGTGCGCATTTATCTCAACCCCTATGCATTGGCGGCGAGAAACTTGTCGCTCACGGGTGTCGAGTCGACAATCGGTGCGCTCAACGTCAATCTGCCGCAGGGTACGCTACAGGGCAAGGCGAGCAATTACGACATCAGCGTCGACGGACAGCTCAACGATGCGGCGGCCTACAACCATATGGTGCTTGCCTACAGCAACGGGGCGCCGGTACGGCTTGCAGCCGTTGGCCGAGCCGAAGACAGCGTGCAGCAGAATCTACAGGCGACTTGGATCAACGGCGATCGCGGTATCGTGCTCGCTGTGGTACGCGAACCGGATAGCAATACGGTGGACGTGGCCGCACAGATCCGCACGATGTTGCCAAAACTACAGGCGGCGCTACCTGGCGGCGCCAGCCTGCACATCCTTTATGACAAGTCTCAATACGTGAAGGCCGCCGTGGAGGAAGTGCAGTTCACGCTGCTGTTGGCGAGTGTGCTGGTGGCTTTCGTGATCTGGTTGTTCTTAGGCGACCTGCGTCAGATGTTGGTGGCGGCGGCGGCCATCCCGATTTCGCTGCTCGGTACCTTCGCGGTACTGTCGGCGTTGGGATATAGCCTTAATGTGCTTACCTTGTTGGCACTCACGCTATCGGTAGGCTTTGTGGTCGACGATGCGGTGGTCATGCTGGAGAATATATCGCGCCACCGCGAGGCAGGGTTGACGCCCTTGCGCGCGGCTCTGCTCGGCAGCCGCGAGATCGGTTTTACCGTGTTGTCGATGACCCTGTCGCTGGCGGCGGTGTTCCTGCCGTTGATTTTCATGGGTGGACTGCTCGGGCGCCTGTTCCTCGAATTCGGTGTGACCATCGCGGTGGTCATTCTGGTGTCGGGCGCCGTTTCGCTCAGTTTGACGCCCATGCTGCTCTCGCGGATGCGTTTGCGTGAAAACACGCGGACGCCACGCAGCTCATTCTTCCAACGTGGCTTCGAGTCGTTGACGCGTCTCTATGGTACTAGCCTGGCGTGGTCACTACGTCATCGCGGCTGGGTACTCGGTTTTGCCGGTCTGAGCCTGATTGCAGCGGTTGTCCTGTTCATGTTGGTACAGAAGGCCTTCATACCGAGTGGTGACTCGGGGATGATCATCGCCAACCTGCGCTATCCGGAGGGCATCCCCTTCACGCAGCTCACGCAGGAACAGCATGAGGTGGCCAAGCGTATTCAAGCCAATCCGGCAGTAGCGGTCGTGATGTCCAGCGCTGGTCAGAGTGGCGGCGGTTTCGGCGGGAGTAATGTGGGACGCATCATCATTCACCTCAAACCCGCTGGTGAGCGTGACGACGTTGATGCCGTCATGATGCAATTACGCCGCGAGATGGCACATTTTCCGCTGGTACGCGCCTTCTTCATCCAGCCGCCGGCGATTCAATTGGGCGCGATGTCGAGCAACGCCAATTATCAATTTGTACTGCAAGCGGGTAGTGAATCGCAGCTTGAACAGGCGATCCTTAACTTCGAGCCCGCGCTGCGCGAGATTCCTGGGGTGGTCGGTGTGAATTCGAGTCTCCAACTGAGTAATCCGGAAATCCGCATTCACATCCTGCGTGAGCGCGCGGCGGCGCTAGGCGTGACCCCACAGACCATCGAGAAGACGCTCAATCTAGCCTACGGTGGCGCCACGGTTGGCACCATCTACGGCGCTGCACAGCAATATCAGGTCATTACCCAGCTTGCTCCGGAGTATCAGGCCGATGCCGCCGCGTTGTCGGCGATCTATCTGCCCGGCAACGCAGGCCAATTGGTGCCGCTGCACGCGATCGCGCGGCTCGATTACGGTGTTGGCCCGCTGAGTGTGGAACACTACGGCCAGATGCCTTCGGCAACGGTATCCTTCAACCTGGATCCAGGTGTGTCGCTCGGCGAAGTCACGGGCAAGATACAGGCGTTGGCCAACAAGATCCTGCCAGCTGGGGTGAGCGGGCAGTTCGCCGGTAGCGCGCAGTCCTTCCAGCAATCGTTGGTGAGCTTGCCGATTTTGCTGGTAGTGACCATCCTCGTGATCTATGTGATCCTGGCCATTCTTTACGAACATTTCGTGCATCCGTTGACCATTCTCACGGCGTTGCCGCTGGCCGGATTCGGCGCGCTGCTCTCGCTTTATGTGTTCCGGCAGCCACTCGACCTGTTTAGCTTCGTCGGGGTGATCATGCTGGTCGGATTGGTGAAGAAAAACGGCATCATCATGATCGATTTCGCCATCGAGCGTCGACGAGAGGGTGAAGATGCCTTGGCGGCCATTCATGAAGCCTGCGTGATCCGTTTCCGCCCGATCATGATGACCACCGCAGCGGCCATTCTCGGCACCTTGCCGATTGCGCTGGGATTCGGTTCAGATGCACGGGCGCATATGCCGCTGGGCATCGCCGTTGTGGGTGGGCTGGTATTTTCACAGCTGCTCACCCTGTACGTGACGCCGGCGTTTTACGTCACCGCCGAGCATTGGCTGGAGAGGCGCCAGCCACGGTCAGCATCGTTGACGGAGACTCAGTCCTGA
- a CDS encoding efflux RND transporter periplasmic adaptor subunit — translation MLRRFAWGLPLIALALAGCDQRGGRRQGPMAGMAVPVQVSQVTTRDMPVTTTSVGTVQSLHTVTVRPQITGMLSAVAVHSGQTVKAGEILFRVDSAPFSAALKQAEAKLRGDRAQQKYTADQVAALRPLVAKDYVTRQSFEQAQATASAAAALVEQDRYALETARIQLAYTTIRSPIAGRLGAVDIKAGNVVQANTSTLVTINQMNPVEVNFSVPQSQLPATRVALAATPVADNVALFREDDQGKPLGMGRLSFVDNTVDAGTGTVALRALANNPENRLWPGQFVVVRLTLSTLQNAKVVPARSIQQGQRGPFVYVVRHNHAEMQPVKLAFITDDLAVVDTGLAVGDAVVDPIPARMRPGALVRVIESHPRGEAAGTGRSARLYHPEARRPVGMRDKNAP, via the coding sequence ATGTTGCGAAGATTTGCATGGGGCCTGCCATTGATCGCCCTGGCCCTTGCCGGCTGCGATCAACGGGGAGGGCGGCGACAAGGTCCGATGGCTGGCATGGCGGTGCCTGTTCAGGTCAGCCAGGTCACAACCCGCGACATGCCGGTGACGACCACCTCGGTGGGTACCGTGCAAAGTTTGCACACGGTTACGGTTCGTCCTCAGATCACAGGCATGCTGAGTGCGGTAGCGGTGCATTCTGGCCAGACAGTCAAGGCTGGCGAGATCCTGTTTCGCGTCGACTCGGCACCATTTTCGGCGGCGCTTAAGCAGGCAGAGGCGAAGCTGCGCGGCGACCGTGCGCAGCAGAAATACACGGCCGATCAGGTCGCTGCTCTGCGTCCGTTGGTGGCCAAGGATTACGTGACTCGTCAGAGCTTCGAGCAGGCGCAGGCAACGGCCAGCGCCGCCGCCGCGCTGGTCGAGCAGGATCGCTACGCGCTGGAGACGGCACGCATTCAGCTTGCTTACACCACGATACGTTCACCGATCGCTGGGCGTTTGGGCGCGGTCGATATCAAGGCCGGCAACGTGGTGCAGGCGAATACCAGTACATTGGTCACGATTAATCAGATGAACCCGGTTGAGGTCAATTTCAGCGTGCCGCAATCGCAGCTACCGGCCACGCGCGTGGCGTTGGCGGCGACCCCGGTCGCCGATAACGTCGCTTTATTCCGTGAGGACGATCAGGGCAAGCCGTTGGGCATGGGGCGACTGAGCTTTGTGGACAACACCGTCGATGCTGGCACCGGCACAGTGGCGCTCAGGGCATTGGCGAATAACCCAGAAAATCGTCTCTGGCCGGGGCAATTTGTGGTTGTGCGCCTGACACTGAGCACACTGCAGAACGCGAAAGTTGTGCCGGCGCGCAGCATCCAGCAGGGACAGCGCGGCCCGTTTGTCTATGTGGTTCGTCATAATCACGCCGAGATGCAGCCGGTCAAGCTGGCCTTTATCACCGATGACCTGGCGGTGGTTGATACAGGGTTGGCGGTCGGTGATGCAGTGGTTGACCCGATACCCGCGCGAATGCGTCCCGGCGCCCTGGTTCGCGTGATCGAAAGCCACCCTCGTGGCGAGGCGGCCGGCACCGGACGTAGCGCACGGTTATACCACCCTGAGGCACGCCGTCCTGTTGGGATGCGTGACAAGAACGCGCCATGA